From Xenopus tropicalis strain Nigerian chromosome 3, UCB_Xtro_10.0, whole genome shotgun sequence, the proteins below share one genomic window:
- the or2t4 gene encoding olfactory receptor 1F12-like, with product MNSTSQKDFHLLAFSLFVEDQPLLFMGLLIIYLLALFGNLLIIVLVCLVPQLHTPMYFFLCNLAAQDIISVSAFLPKLMAITITGDTSISFPSCITQIFLFAFCTDTDFFLLATMAYDRYVAICIPLRYYLIMNARVCLLLVAIAWILYIPNSLCYSLLFSYLSFCKSRELNHFFCEPKILLEISCSDTSHIKQLMLVEIPFVGILPFVLILTSYVYIIATIIKLRSSAARLKAFSSCSSHLTVVLLFCGTSIGIYIKPDSENSQEQEKFLSLLYIGFVPLLNPLVYSLRNQQVRSAAKILLSKYVPGTQL from the coding sequence ATGAATTCAACAAGTCAGAAGGATTTCCATCTCTTGGCATTTTCCCTCTTTGTGGAAGATCAACCTTTGCTTTTTATGGGGCTTTTGATTATCTACCTACTGGCTTTGTTTGGAAACTTGCTGATTATTGTGCTTGTGTGCCTGGTACCCCAActgcacacccccatgtacttctttctgTGCAACCTGGCAGCCCAGGACATTATCTCTGTCTCTGCCTTCCTGCCCAAGCTGATGGCCATCACAATTACAGGGGACACCAGCATTTCCTTTCCCAGCTGTATAACCCAGATTTTTTTGTTCGCATTCTGCACTGATACAGATTTTTTCTTACTGGCTACAATGGCTTATGATCGCTATGTGGCTATTTGTATTCCTCTACGTTACTACCTCATCATGAATGCAAGAGTGTGCCTCCTGCTGGTGGCAATAGCATGGATTCTGTATATTCCCAATTCATTGTGCTATTCTttgcttttttcctatttatcaTTCTGTAAGTCACGGGAACTGAATCATTTTTTTTGTGAACCTAAAATACTGCTGGAGATCTCATGTAGTGACACCTCACATATAAAACAACTGATGTTGGTTGAAATACCATTCGTAGGGATTCTTCCATTTGTTCTGATCTTAACATCCTACGTGTACATCATAGCTACGATCATAAAACTGCGATCCTCAGCCGCTAGACTCAAGGCTTTCTCCAGCTGTTCCTCACATCTGACAGTCGTATTGCTGTTCTGTGGCACCTCTATAGGGATTTACATTAAGCCAGACTCAGAGAATTCTCAAGAACAAGAGAAATTTCTTTCTTTGTTATATATTGGTTTTGTTCCACTGTTAAACCCATTAGTGTACAGCCTGAGAAACCAACAGGTCAGGTCAGCTGCAAAGATATTACTTTCAAAATATGTACCTGGAACGCAGTTATAG